CCCAATTCGCTCGCGGCAGAGGTGAAATTTTCGAGCCGTGCGGCAGCCTCGAAAACTCGAACGGCGGTCAGCGGTGGCAGCTTTCGCATGGCGCACCCATAAGCCATACTGATGGATGAAGCCAAGCGTTCGATTGGCGTAACGATCTCCCCTGCCCTATTTCGAACCCGTCACCGACGAGGATGTGAGGGCGCTCACCGGACCCCGCCTTCCCCGCCGCTCAAGTATGAGGAGACAATTGCCATGGCTTATGGACCGAGCACCCGCATGTTCCTCGCCGCCGAGCCGCGCCCAACACCCGCACCGGCGCTCGCTTCGGCGAGCGCAGCCTGGAAACAGCTCCCGCGCGACGCTCGCCTGGCCGCCGTCGACCTTCACCTGCGTAACGCCTGACCCCAGCCCGAAAGGATCACGATCATGCAAGACGAGCTGTTCGACCGGGATTTCCAGCTGGCCCGCGCTCACTTCCTGCATGGCCTCCGGCGCTTGCTGGTGTCGCTCCGCGCCGTCGGTCGCGCCCATCAGCGCGTGTTCTGGTCGGCGCCGTGGCGGACGCCGAGCCTGCGAGACGCCAAGCGGTCGTTGCCTCTGTAAGCCTACTACCCTATAGCGCAGAGCATATTCGCCCCGGCCTCTCGGCATCGTCCAGAGCGGCCGGGGCGCCGTCTTTTCGCGCAGGGGAACCCGCCCGTATGGCTCGTCGCCGGCAGATTTACGAAGGCAAGGCCAAGATTCTCTACGAGGGTCCCGAGCCCGGCACCCTCATCCAATATTTCAAGGACGACGCCACCGCGTTCAACGCGCAGAAGCGCGGGACGATCAGCGGCAAGGGCGTCATCAATAACCGCATCAGCGAGCACATCTTCACCTCGCTGGCGATGATTGGCGTGCCGACGCACTTCATTCGTCGTCTCAATATGCGCGAGCAACTCATTCGCCAGTGCGAGATCGTGCCGATCGAAGTCGTCGTGCGCAATGTCGCCGCCGGCTCGCTGTCGAAGCGCCTCGGGATCGAGGAAGGCACCCAACTCCCGCGCACGATCATCGAATATTATCTCAAGGACGATGCGCTCGGCGATCCGATGGTCGCCGACGAGCACATCGCCTGCTTCGGCTGGGCCAGCCAGGAAGAGATGAACGACATCGCCGACATGGCGATCCGCGTGAACGACTTCATGGCCGGGCTTTTCGCCGCCATCAACATCCGCCTGGTCGACTTCAAGCTCGAATTCGGGCGGGTCTACGAGAACGACTATCCGCGGATCATCCTCGCCGACGAGATCAGCCCCGACGGCTGCCGCCTGTGGGACATGAAGTCGGGCGAGAAGCTCGACAAGGACCGCTTCCGCCAGAGCCTCGGCGGCGAGGCCGAAGCCTATCAGGAAGTCGCCCGCCGCCTCGGCCTGCTTCGCGACGAGGAATTCGCGGTCCTCGACCTCGATAGCCATCGCAAGAAGAAGGGGCTGTAGCCGCTTTCGCTTGCTTTTGCGCTGGGTTGACCGTCAATTTGGCGCGGTGAACCAGGCCTTTGCTCCGCCGCTCACAAGATCGGCCGCCGCTGTCCGCTGGAGCGGCTGGGTCCTCGCGGCAGTGGTATGGGCAAGCGGCGCGGTCTTCGGCCTCTACATCCTGCTTTTCTTCGGGGGCAACGCGCTCCACGGAGCTCTTGAGCGCTGGAACGGTCGGTGTCGGCGCTCTACCGACCTCAACTGCCGGCCGCCACTGCCGGTATCGGCGCCCATTTCGCCGCTGGCGGGCTGCTACTGATCCTCGGCCCGGTCCAACTGGTTGCCGCTGTCCGGGAGCGGTGGCCGTGGCTCCATCGCTGGCTGGGTCGCCTATACGTTGCGTCGGCCGCTCTGGCCGGAGCAGGTGGACTTGCATTCATCCTTGCCGGAGGCACCGTTGGAGGCCCGGCCATGAGCGCCGGCTTCGGTCTTTACGGTGCGCTGATGATCGTGGCCGCGGCGAACACCTATCGCTTTGCCCGGGCGCGCCTGGTGGAGCGCCACCGTGCCTGGGCCATCCGCCTTTTCGCGCTGGTCGTCGGCTCGTGGCTGTACCGGATGGAATATGGATTGTGGTTTATGACGGTCGGCCATGCCGGTCACACGCACAATTTCCGTGGCGGCTTCGATCTCGTCATGGATGTCTTCTTTTTTCTCCCGAACTTGGCCGCTGCCGAACTGTTCATTCGGTCGCGGCGGCGCGACAATCGTCGTGGCAGTGTCATCGATTGGGCAACCGCAGCGGTGTTGTTAGCGGCCTCCGCCTTCGTTGTTCTGGCAACCTGGTTCTTCACGGTCCGCTTCTGGGGTGCCGAGATGGTGAGCGGACTGAGCGGAGCCGCGCTGACCGGCTGAACCCCGCTGTCGCGCTTGCCAGCGGGGTCTGCTTTCCCCAAGTCGCCCCGGCATGTCCGTCCGCCGCGTCCGCATTGTCACCCTGAACGCTGCGCTGGGGCCGCTCGACTATCGCGTTCCCGACGGGGTTGATGCCGCGCCCGGTCAGGTCGTCGTCGCGCCGCTCGGGCCGCGGCCGATGATCGGCGTGGTGTGGGAGCCCGAACGGCTGCCGACTGACGAGGTCGGCGATAATCGGCTGCGCTATCTGACCTCGGTCCTCGACCAGCCGGTCGTCGCTCCCGCCCTCCGTCGCCTGTGCGAATGGACCGCGGATTATTACCTCAGTCCGCTGGCCGCCGTGCTGCGGATGGTGCTGCCATCTTCCTACGCGTTGCACGATCAGCGCCAGCTGGTCGAATACCGGCCGACCGGCCTCCTGCCCGATCGCTTGACCCCGCAGCGCCGTACCGCGCTCGAGCAGCTCGAAGGCCGGCAAGGCACGATCCGCGAACTCGCCGCGCATGCCGAGGTCAGCGACGCCGTGCTCCGCGGTCTCGTCAACGCTGGCGCGCTCGAGCCGGTGCTGGTCGATGCCGACAAGCCGGTGGGCTGTCCCGACCCGGATTTCGCTGCGCCCGACCTCAACTCCGAGCAGGCCGACGCCGCCGCCAGCTTGGTCGCCGCGGTCGGCCAAGGTTTCGATCCGGTGTTGCTCGACGGAGTGACTGGTTCGGGCAAGACCGAAGTCTATTTCGAAGCGATCGCCGAGGCGGTGCGGCAAGGTCGCCAGGCGCTCATTCTCCTCCCCGAGATCGCGCTCACAGAACCGTTCCTCAAGCGCTTCGAGGCGCGCTTCGGTTGTACCCCGACCGCCTGGCACTCGGGCCTCCGCTCGTCCCAGCGCCGCCGTGACTATCGCGCCATCGCCAGCGGCGAGGCCAAGGTCGTGATCGGTGCCCGCTCCGCTTTGTTCCTGCCTTATGCCGACCTCGGCCTGATCGTCGTCGACGAAGCGCATGAACCGAGCTTCAAGCAGGAGGATGGCGTCCAGTATCACGCCCGCGACGTCGCGGTGATGCGCGGCTTCTTCGAGAACATCCCGGTGGTGCTGTCCTCGGCCACGCCCGCGATCGAGACTCGTCACATGGTCGAGCTCGGCCGCTACCGCGAGGTCAAGCTCGCCAGCCGCTTTGCCGGCGCCCGCCTGCCGCATCTGTCAGCGATCGATCTCACCCAGGACCCGCCTCCGCGCGGACGCTGGCTGGCGCCGACCCTGGTCGCCGAGCTCGCCGCCAACCTCGAAGCGGGCGAGCAGTCGCTGCTGTTTCTAAACCGCCGCGGTTTTGCTCCGCTGACGCTCTGCCGGACCTGCGGCCATCGCTTTCAATGCCCCAACTGCACGGCCTGGATGGTCGAGCATCGGCTGATGCATCGGCTGGCCTGCCACCATTGCGGCCACGTCATGCCACCGCCCCGGCTGTGCCCCGAATGCGGCGACGAGGACAGCCTGGTCGCCTGCGGTCCTGGGGTCGAGCGGATCGCCGATGAAGTGCAGGCGCTCTTTCCCGAAGCCCGGACCGCGCTCGTCACCAGCGACACCATCTGGTCGCCGGTCAAGGCGGCCGAGTTTGTCGCAGCGATGGAAGCGGGCGCGATCGACATCGTGATTGGGACCCAGCTCGTCACCAAAGGCTATCACTTTCCCAACCTCACGCTGGTCGGCGTGGTCGACGCCGACCTCGGCCTTCAGGGCGGGGATCTGCGCGCCGCCGAGCGCAGCTTCCAGCAGATCGCGCAGGTCGCCGGCCGCGCCGGGCGCGGTGAGAAGCCCGGTCGCGTCCTGGTCCAGACCCACGATCCGGAGGCGCCGGTGATCGCCGCGCTGGTCAGTGGCGATGCCGACAGCTTCGTCGCCGCAGAGACTGAAAGCCGCCGCGAGGCCGCGATGCCGCCGTTCGGCCGCCTCGCCGCGCTGATCATCTCGAGCGAGGACAAGGAAGAGGCCGAGGCCGTCGCCCGTCGCATCGGCCGCGCCGCACCCGCCATCGAAGGCATGGCGGTATTTGGCCCTGCCCCCGCCCCGCTCGCCATGCTGCGCAGCCGCCACCGCTACCGGCTCCTGGTCCACGCCGCGCGCAGCCTCGACGTCCAGGACGTCATCCGCGACTGGCTTGCCGGGGTCGAATGGGGCGCGAAGGTCCGGGTCGCGGTCGACGTCGACCCGTACAGCTTTCTCTAAAGGCCTAGGCGGCGACCCGCCCGTCGACATTGCCGTGCGGAGAGTAGCGGCAGACGAGATAGTCCCACTGCCCGTTCGAGCGGATCGCGCAACCGACCCTGGTGGTCTGACGCCAGATGATTTGCGTGAAATGGCCGACGTCCGACCAGTGTCCGGTCCGACTGACTTGCGGAAAGACGCCCCGGCGATAGGCGCCGCCTTCGCTCAGCCAGCGCCCGACCATTTGCTCGGGACTGAACGCGCCATGGCTGCCCATCCACAGGTTCTCGCCCTGCCCCTGGCGGCTGGCCTTGGCGCTATGCTGCCAGCGATTGGTGCGCGCCAGCTCGGCGGCATAGCCATCCGCCGCTTCGGCCAAGCCCTGATCCCATTGCAGCGGGGCGACGCCCCAGCGTGACCGTTCGATATTGTGCGGGGCCAGCAGCCGCATCGAGATCGGATAGACGATCCGGCTGACGGCATTCGCTGGTCCGCCAACCATCGCCATGGCCGCCACCGCGGCCAGCGCTGCACCCAAACGCATCGAAAACTGGACCCCAACCTCGCGAGAGCCCCCGGCCCTCGCCCCGGCCGCAAATGATGCGCACTGCGCCCTGCAACGCAAGCACGACCGGCGCCCGTTTTCGCCGAGCCGAAGGTCCAGCTGGCGTGAGCCGTTCAGTCGAGCGACGCGTTAGCCCTGCAATCCATGCCCAAGCTTCTCATTCCCGTCCTCGGCGACCAGCTCAGCCACGGCCTCGCCTCGCTCCGCAACGTCGACCCCGGCGAAACGGTCGTGCTCCTGATGGAGGTGGTCGAGGAAACGCGATACGTCCGCCATCACCCGCACAAGATCATCCTGATTTTCTCGGCCATGCGCCACTTCGCGGCCGAACTTCGCGAGCGCGGCTGGACGGTCGACTACGTTCAGCTCGAGGACGAGGGGAACACCGGTAGCTTCACCGGCGAGGTCCGCCGTGCGCTCGACCGCCATGCCGCCGAGGCGATCCGCGTCGTCGAGGCCGGCGAATGGCGCGTCCAGCAAGCGCTCGAACGCTGGCAGAAAAGCTTGGGCGTTCCGGTCGAGATCCTCGCCGACGACCGCTTCATCTGCCCGCTGCCCGACTTCTTCGCCTGGGCCGGCGAGACCGAGCATCCCGTGATGGAATATTTCTACCGGGAGATGCGCCGTCGCACCGGGCTGCTGATCGAGTCGAATGGCAAGCCGACCGGCGGCCAGTGGAATTACGACAAATTCAACCGCGAAGGCCCGCCTACGCAGTCGAACTTTCCGTCCATCGAACCCTTTCCCCCCGACGCCATGACCGACGAGGTCATCGCCCTCGTCGAGCGCCGCTTCTCGAAGCATTTCGGCCGCGTCGAAAGCTTCAGCCTCCCGGTGACCGCGGCCCAAGCCGAGGCGCGCCTCGACGAATTCATCACCCGCCGCCTGCCGCTTTTCGGCACCTACCAGGATGCGATGCTGGTCGGCGAGGACTGGATGTTCCATGCCGCCATCTCGACCTCGCTCAATTGCGGCCTGCTCGACCCGCTCGACGCCTGCCGCCGGGCGGAAGCCGCCTTTCGCGCCGGCCATGCTCCGCTTAACGCCGCCGAGGGATTCATCCGCCAGATCCTCGGTTGGCGCGAATATATGCGCGGGATGTACTGGCGCGAGATGCCGGGCTTGAGCGACGCCAATGCGCTCGGCGCCAATCGTCCGCTGCCCGAGTTCTACTGGACCGGCGAGACCGACATGAAGTGTATGTCGGAGTGCGTCCGCACCACCCACGACCACGCCTATGCCCACCACATCCAGCGGTTGATGGTGCTCGGCAACTTCGCGCTGCTCGCCGGGATTGACCCAAAGGCGATCAGCGACTGGTTCCTGGTGGTCTACGCCGACGCGTACGAGTGGGTCGAGCATCCCAACGTCATCGGCATGAGCCAGTGGGCTGACGGCGGCCACATCGCGACCAAGCCCTATGCCGCCTCGGGCGCCTACATTGACCGGATGAGCGATTATTGCCGCAACTGCGTCTACGACGTGAAGAAGAAAGTCGGTCCCCGCGCCTGCCCCTTCAACGCGCTCTACTGGGACTTCCTCGCTCGCCACGAGCAACGGCTCAAGGCCAATCACCGCCTTCGCAATCAATATGCCACCTGGCACCGCCTCGGGCCGGAGAAACAGGCCGCCTATCGCGATTGGGCGGAACGCATCCTTGCCCGGCTCGAGCCCGCCGCGCCGGGTTGGGCGCGCACCGACTAGAGCAGCGTCGGCGCCTCGAGCTCGATCCCCTCGGCCTTGAGCAGCTGGCGCTTGCGGTCGAGCCCGCCGGCGTAGCCACCCAAGCTACCGTCGGAGCGCACCACGCGGTGGCACGGTACCACCACCGCGACCGGGTTGGCGCCGTTGGCCGTCCCCACCGCGCGCACCGCCCCCGGTTGGCCGACCGCGGCGGCGATGTCGGCATAGCTACGGGTTTCGCCCGGCGGTATTTTGCGCAGTTCGGCCCACACCCGCTGCTGGAAGGCGCTGCCGCTGACGTCGAGCGGCAGGTCGTGGCGCCGCGCGGGCTCGGCCACCGCCGCCAGCGCCGCGTTGATCAGCGGCGCATCGGGGTCGTGAACCAGGTCCGCGTTGGGAAAGCGCCGCTTGAGTGCGTCGACGCTCTCGTCGAACGTCAACCGGCAAATTCCGCGATCGGTCACCGCGACCAGCAGCTTGCCCACCGCGCTGTCGGCAACCGCCCAACGGATCGTTTCGCCGCGGCCGCCGTCGCGCCATGCCGACGGGGTCATGCCGAGCTGGCTGCCCGCTTCCTCGTAGAACCGGCTCGGAGCCGAATAGCCCGCTTCGTAGATCGCTTCGGTCACGGTATCGGTCTCCTCGAGAGCCTGCTCGGCACGCTTGCGTCGCACGGCGCGCGCATAAGCCGCGGGCGACAGGCCGATCTGCCGGGTGAACAGGCGTTGGAAATGGTGCGGCGCATAGCCGACCTGCGCCGCCAAGGGTTCGAGCCGCAGCGGTTCCTCGGCCCGGTCGAGCAGCGCTACCGCCTCGGCCACCGCCTGCTCGTCCCGGGTGACCGCGTCGGGTCGACAGCGGAGACAGGCGCGAAAGCCGGCGGCGGCGGCCTCTGCGCCCGATTCGAAGAAGCGGACGTTTTCGCGCTTGGGCCGTCGGGCCGGACAGGATGGCCGGCAATAAATGCCGGTGGTGACAACCGCGCCGACGAATTGACCGTCGAACCGGCGGCTGCGTTCTTCGAACGCCTGCCAGGCGAGTTGTTCGTCGACCATGCTCAGTCTCGCTCCACCCGCGCGGCGAAGCAGCCGCGGGTCGCATAATGGGCATGGATATAGGCGGTTTCGGGGTCGGCCAGAAGCGCCGTCAGCTTCGCATCTGCCTCGCCGGGCGCGGCCAGCACCGCCTGCCGCATGTCATGCGCGGCATCGAACGCCCGCAGCGACAGCACCCGCCGGGCCAGCGCCGGCGGGACTGTGTCGCGATAGCTGGCCGCCTGCTGGGCCTCGCTGACGAAGATCGCGTGCGAGGTGCGATACGGTCCGCTCGCCACGCTCTGGTGGTTGAGCAGCAGCACCTCCCCGCCCACCAATACGTCGTCGAGCGTGATACGGCACGGCGCATCAGGACATTGCGTGACCGTCATCCGGACGATCTCTCGCTCGGCGAGCTCGGCATCGGAGAGGAGATGCAGCGGGGCGAAGGCGGCGGGGTCGAGCCCGGTGATGCGGTAGGTCATGTCCCTCTCCTGCCAGCACCGAGCCCTCGCCGCCTTCCCGAAACTTGCGGTCAAACCTTCACCTCGTCGGATTCCGCCACCTTGGCTAGGCGACCGCTATGGCGATCACCATCCATCGCGGCGAGCTGGCGGCCCCCGACGTCCAGGCGCTGCTCGACCTCCACGTCGCCGCGATGCGCGGACATTCGCCCGCCGATGCGTGCCACGTCCTTCCCGCCACCGCGCTCGACCGCCCCGACATCCTGTTCCTCTCCGCGCGTGAGGACGGCCGATTGCTCGGCGTCGGTGCGCTCAAGGCGCTCAGTCCGACCGAGGGCGAGATCAAGTCGATGCGCACCGCGTCCGCTGCCCTCCGGCGCGGGGTCGCCGCAGCCTTGCTGCGCGCCATCGTCGCCGAAGCCTGCCAGCGCGGCTACCAACGCCTGTTGCTCGAAACCGGGACCGGCCCCGAGTTCGCCGCGGCCAACGCACTCTACGACCGGGCCGGCTTCGTCGAAACCGAAGCCTTTGGGGGCTATCCGCCAAGCCCCTTCACCCGCTTCCTCGCGCTCCATCTCTAGCCGCCTTGCATCGCTGGGGAGGCGCTGCTAGGGGCCTCGCAACCCAGCGGGGGCGTGCGGTTTTCACCAGTCGCGGCGCCCCGCTTTGCATATCTTTTTCGGAGCTTACAGGCGCGTGGAGACATCCGGCGGCATTCGGGCAAGCTTAGCAGGTCGCTATGCCTCGGCCCTGTTCGA
The Sphingomonas ginsengisoli An et al. 2013 genome window above contains:
- the purC gene encoding phosphoribosylaminoimidazolesuccinocarboxamide synthase, whose amino-acid sequence is MARRRQIYEGKAKILYEGPEPGTLIQYFKDDATAFNAQKRGTISGKGVINNRISEHIFTSLAMIGVPTHFIRRLNMREQLIRQCEIVPIEVVVRNVAAGSLSKRLGIEEGTQLPRTIIEYYLKDDALGDPMVADEHIACFGWASQEEMNDIADMAIRVNDFMAGLFAAINIRLVDFKLEFGRVYENDYPRIILADEISPDGCRLWDMKSGEKLDKDRFRQSLGGEAEAYQEVARRLGLLRDEEFAVLDLDSHRKKKGL
- a CDS encoding DUF2306 domain-containing protein — protein: MSALYRPQLPAATAGIGAHFAAGGLLLILGPVQLVAAVRERWPWLHRWLGRLYVASAALAGAGGLAFILAGGTVGGPAMSAGFGLYGALMIVAAANTYRFARARLVERHRAWAIRLFALVVGSWLYRMEYGLWFMTVGHAGHTHNFRGGFDLVMDVFFFLPNLAAAELFIRSRRRDNRRGSVIDWATAAVLLAASAFVVLATWFFTVRFWGAEMVSGLSGAALTG
- a CDS encoding primosomal protein N', which codes for MSVRRVRIVTLNAALGPLDYRVPDGVDAAPGQVVVAPLGPRPMIGVVWEPERLPTDEVGDNRLRYLTSVLDQPVVAPALRRLCEWTADYYLSPLAAVLRMVLPSSYALHDQRQLVEYRPTGLLPDRLTPQRRTALEQLEGRQGTIRELAAHAEVSDAVLRGLVNAGALEPVLVDADKPVGCPDPDFAAPDLNSEQADAAASLVAAVGQGFDPVLLDGVTGSGKTEVYFEAIAEAVRQGRQALILLPEIALTEPFLKRFEARFGCTPTAWHSGLRSSQRRRDYRAIASGEAKVVIGARSALFLPYADLGLIVVDEAHEPSFKQEDGVQYHARDVAVMRGFFENIPVVLSSATPAIETRHMVELGRYREVKLASRFAGARLPHLSAIDLTQDPPPRGRWLAPTLVAELAANLEAGEQSLLFLNRRGFAPLTLCRTCGHRFQCPNCTAWMVEHRLMHRLACHHCGHVMPPPRLCPECGDEDSLVACGPGVERIADEVQALFPEARTALVTSDTIWSPVKAAEFVAAMEAGAIDIVIGTQLVTKGYHFPNLTLVGVVDADLGLQGGDLRAAERSFQQIAQVAGRAGRGEKPGRVLVQTHDPEAPVIAALVSGDADSFVAAETESRREAAMPPFGRLAALIISSEDKEEAEAVARRIGRAAPAIEGMAVFGPAPAPLAMLRSRHRYRLLVHAARSLDVQDVIRDWLAGVEWGAKVRVAVDVDPYSFL
- a CDS encoding CAP domain-containing protein; the protein is MRLGAALAAVAAMAMVGGPANAVSRIVYPISMRLLAPHNIERSRWGVAPLQWDQGLAEAADGYAAELARTNRWQHSAKASRQGQGENLWMGSHGAFSPEQMVGRWLSEGGAYRRGVFPQVSRTGHWSDVGHFTQIIWRQTTRVGCAIRSNGQWDYLVCRYSPHGNVDGRVAA
- a CDS encoding cryptochrome/photolyase family protein, whose translation is MPKLLIPVLGDQLSHGLASLRNVDPGETVVLLMEVVEETRYVRHHPHKIILIFSAMRHFAAELRERGWTVDYVQLEDEGNTGSFTGEVRRALDRHAAEAIRVVEAGEWRVQQALERWQKSLGVPVEILADDRFICPLPDFFAWAGETEHPVMEYFYREMRRRTGLLIESNGKPTGGQWNYDKFNREGPPTQSNFPSIEPFPPDAMTDEVIALVERRFSKHFGRVESFSLPVTAAQAEARLDEFITRRLPLFGTYQDAMLVGEDWMFHAAISTSLNCGLLDPLDACRRAEAAFRAGHAPLNAAEGFIRQILGWREYMRGMYWREMPGLSDANALGANRPLPEFYWTGETDMKCMSECVRTTHDHAYAHHIQRLMVLGNFALLAGIDPKAISDWFLVVYADAYEWVEHPNVIGMSQWADGGHIATKPYAASGAYIDRMSDYCRNCVYDVKKKVGPRACPFNALYWDFLARHEQRLKANHRLRNQYATWHRLGPEKQAAYRDWAERILARLEPAAPGWARTD
- the ada gene encoding bifunctional DNA-binding transcriptional regulator/O6-methylguanine-DNA methyltransferase Ada, encoding MVDEQLAWQAFEERSRRFDGQFVGAVVTTGIYCRPSCPARRPKRENVRFFESGAEAAAAGFRACLRCRPDAVTRDEQAVAEAVALLDRAEEPLRLEPLAAQVGYAPHHFQRLFTRQIGLSPAAYARAVRRKRAEQALEETDTVTEAIYEAGYSAPSRFYEEAGSQLGMTPSAWRDGGRGETIRWAVADSAVGKLLVAVTDRGICRLTFDESVDALKRRFPNADLVHDPDAPLINAALAAVAEPARRHDLPLDVSGSAFQQRVWAELRKIPPGETRSYADIAAAVGQPGAVRAVGTANGANPVAVVVPCHRVVRSDGSLGGYAGGLDRKRQLLKAEGIELEAPTLL
- a CDS encoding DUF1203 domain-containing protein, whose amino-acid sequence is MTYRITGLDPAAFAPLHLLSDAELAEREIVRMTVTQCPDAPCRITLDDVLVGGEVLLLNHQSVASGPYRTSHAIFVSEAQQAASYRDTVPPALARRVLSLRAFDAAHDMRQAVLAAPGEADAKLTALLADPETAYIHAHYATRGCFAARVERD
- a CDS encoding GNAT family N-acetyltransferase, with protein sequence MAITIHRGELAAPDVQALLDLHVAAMRGHSPADACHVLPATALDRPDILFLSAREDGRLLGVGALKALSPTEGEIKSMRTASAALRRGVAAALLRAIVAEACQRGYQRLLLETGTGPEFAAANALYDRAGFVETEAFGGYPPSPFTRFLALHL